One segment of Falco rusticolus isolate bFalRus1 chromosome 3, bFalRus1.pri, whole genome shotgun sequence DNA contains the following:
- the TMEM71 gene encoding LOW QUALITY PROTEIN: transmembrane protein 71 (The sequence of the model RefSeq protein was modified relative to this genomic sequence to represent the inferred CDS: substituted 1 base at 1 genomic stop codon): MYETVLFKMYGISHVASTQEANSTAFNGEHRRSLSQHIFPSYACTFLDNDPAXEYCSTNPLAGSLSTCRLSPQLLSNGYYILMEDSFLSDEEGNITLTPSQTSVTYKENFVRVFRRRKKICHSLASLFNLSASRSWLSSTVLSNTDSSHVDDPWLDGFHKLKASQNDTGDSDFSSECNSHVPQRQTLASNGASLTKGDEFLQPKKPFCASESCSPFMINANEETSSNAKSRAVQNVLSQMAALIMHLIISMCTRYFLGALASTLLLIILVCKILHLNFTFLLSQDAAMSSFFGLDTFSKATNFW; this comes from the exons ATGTATGAAACAGTCCTTTTCAAGATGTATGGAATATCACATGTTGCATCGACGCAAGAAGCAA ATTCAACAGCGTTTAATGGTGAACATAGACGCAGCCTCTCACAACATATTTTTCCAAG TTATGCTTGCACCTTTTTGGACAATGACCCTGCCTAAGAATATTGTTCCACTAATCCTCTGGCAGGCTCCCTTTCCACATGTCGCCTCAGCCCTCAACTACTTTCTAATGGTTATTACATTTTGATGGAAGACAGTTTTCTGTCTGATGAGGAGGGCAACATAACACTGACACCATCCCAGACAAGTGTTACATATAAAGAGAATTTTGTCCG tGTATTCAGgcgaaggaaaaaaatctgtcactCTCTTGCTAGTTTGTTCAATCTCAGTGCCTCCAGGTCATGGCTCAGCAGCACTGTCCTCAGCAATACGGACTCCTCTCATGTAGATGATCCTTGGCTTGACGGATTCCATAAACTAAAAGCCAGTCAGAATGATACTG GTGATTCGGACTTTTCTTCTGAGTGTAATAGCCATGTGCCGCAGAGGCAAACTCTAGCATCTAATGGAGCCTCTCTCACCAAAGGTGATGAGTTTCTTCAGCCCAAGAAACCATTTTGTGCTTCAGAATCCTGCTCTCCATTTATGATTAATGCAAATGAAGAGACTTCGAGCAATGCAA AATCCAGGGCAGTGCAAAATGTCCTTTCTCAGATGGCTGCACTGATCAtgcatttaataatttcaatGTGTACAAG GTATTTTCTGGGAGCATTGGCTTCCACTTTGTTGCTGATAATTTTAGTTTGTAA gattttgcatttgaatttcacatttcttttgtcCCAAGATGCTGCTATGTCATCTTTCTTTGGACTTGacacattttccaaagcaacTAACTTTTGGTAA